From a region of the Thiorhodovibrio winogradskyi genome:
- a CDS encoding YbeD family protein: protein MTDPDAQALDVAAIQSQETLLEFPCQFPIKAMGLAEANIVELVLEILGRHTLDIAPEQVRQRLSSNGKWLSVTVLIEAESKAQLDAMYQDLTSHDAIVYVM, encoded by the coding sequence ATGACTGATCCCGATGCACAGGCTCTGGATGTCGCGGCTATCCAGTCCCAGGAGACGTTGCTGGAGTTCCCCTGCCAGTTTCCGATCAAGGCCATGGGTCTGGCCGAGGCGAATATCGTCGAACTGGTTCTTGAGATCCTTGGTCGTCACACACTGGATATCGCACCTGAGCAGGTTCGGCAACGGTTGAGTTCGAATGGCAAGTGGTTGTCTGTCACCGTTCTCATTGAGGCTGAAAGCAAAGCCCAGCTCGACGCCATGTATCAGGATCTGACATCGCATGATGCGATCGTCTACGTAATGTGA
- a CDS encoding D-amino acid aminotransferase: MTAVQPAEVYLNGRFMPLGDAKIPVLDRGFLFGDGVYEVIPAYHRKPLRLHAHLDRLERSLAGIRLANPLSRADWEGVILHLLRSHEAANQAIYLQITRGAPAVRDHRFPQRTQPTVFAMTKTLAPRDPRISEQGVAAVLREDTRWQRCDIKSISLVAAVLLRQEAADAEAEEALLVREGWVVEGSTSNLFVVRDGILSTPPTGPELLSGITRELVMELAACESLPLIEQPVSVEDCRAADELWICSSTRELLPVTRLDGVAVGQGLVGPLWHRLNAAYQACKADLEHGTHD, from the coding sequence ATGACCGCAGTTCAGCCCGCGGAGGTCTACCTCAACGGCAGGTTCATGCCACTCGGGGATGCCAAGATCCCAGTGCTGGATCGGGGTTTCCTCTTTGGTGATGGCGTGTATGAAGTCATTCCTGCTTATCACCGTAAGCCGCTACGGCTGCACGCCCATCTTGATCGGCTTGAGCGCAGCCTGGCTGGGATTCGCCTCGCCAATCCACTATCGCGCGCGGATTGGGAGGGCGTGATTCTGCATCTGCTACGCTCCCATGAGGCTGCCAACCAGGCCATTTATTTGCAGATTACGCGCGGCGCTCCGGCTGTACGCGACCATCGCTTTCCGCAACGAACACAACCAACGGTCTTTGCCATGACCAAAACCCTGGCACCCCGCGATCCGCGCATTTCCGAACAGGGCGTTGCTGCTGTGCTGCGTGAGGATACCCGCTGGCAGCGCTGCGATATCAAATCCATCTCTCTTGTCGCCGCTGTGCTGCTGCGCCAGGAGGCCGCCGACGCGGAGGCTGAAGAAGCCTTGCTAGTGCGCGAAGGATGGGTGGTGGAGGGTTCGACCAGTAACCTATTTGTGGTGCGAGACGGCATTCTGAGCACTCCTCCTACAGGTCCTGAGTTGCTCTCCGGTATCACCCGGGAATTGGTGATGGAGCTTGCCGCGTGTGAGTCTTTGCCGCTCATCGAGCAGCCAGTCAGTGTCGAGGATTGTCGCGCCGCCGATGAGTTGTGGATTTGCAGCTCGACCCGGGAATTGTTGCCCGTCACCCGGCTTGATGGTGTAGCTGTAGGTCAGGGGCTGGTTGGGCCTTTGTGGCACAGGCTCAATGCCGCCTATCAAGCCTGCAAGGCCGATCTTGAGCACGGTACCCATGACTGA
- a CDS encoding D-alanyl-D-alanine carboxypeptidase family protein, with amino-acid sequence MFTSARFSPLAPLLITFLVAGLLVGLPVALPTALQAAPQSATTLVTPQPPELEAGGYVLMDFGSGKILVELNADERLAPASLTKIMTAYVVFSELAAGHLALDEDALISENAWRTGGSKMFIEVGKRVRIEDLLKGMIVQSGNDASVALAEHIAGSESAFADMMNAEAARLGMTGSHFTNAPGLPDPVHYTTPRDIAILTRAMIQDFPDYYGWYSQQEFTYNNIRQYNRNSLLRQDPSVDGVKTGHTEEAGYCLVASAKRNDQRMISVVMKTESTKARTRDSLALLNYGFRFFETIDLFPANKPVESLRIWKGESKALPVGPASKLSISIPRGSYEQIVTRLEVPPDITAPVEQGQRVGDIVVTLNDEELHRVPLVALEAVPRGGLIRRASDTVLIWFQ; translated from the coding sequence ATGTTCACCTCGGCAAGATTTTCGCCTTTAGCCCCGCTGCTGATCACCTTCCTGGTCGCTGGTTTGCTGGTTGGGTTGCCTGTTGCATTGCCTACCGCGCTGCAAGCCGCGCCACAGTCCGCTACGACTCTCGTCACGCCGCAACCGCCGGAGCTCGAAGCCGGTGGCTACGTGCTGATGGACTTCGGCAGCGGCAAGATCCTAGTAGAGCTCAACGCCGATGAACGCCTCGCGCCAGCCAGTCTGACCAAAATCATGACCGCTTACGTGGTCTTCAGTGAACTGGCGGCAGGGCATCTGGCGCTTGATGAAGATGCCTTGATCAGCGAAAACGCCTGGCGCACTGGCGGGTCAAAGATGTTCATTGAAGTGGGCAAGCGGGTGCGCATCGAGGATCTGCTTAAAGGCATGATCGTGCAGTCGGGCAATGATGCCAGCGTCGCCCTGGCCGAGCATATCGCCGGGAGCGAGTCGGCCTTTGCCGACATGATGAATGCAGAAGCTGCACGTCTCGGCATGACCGGCTCGCATTTCACCAACGCACCCGGCCTCCCCGACCCGGTTCACTACACAACGCCGCGAGATATCGCGATCCTGACGCGGGCGATGATTCAGGATTTCCCGGACTACTATGGCTGGTACTCGCAGCAGGAATTTACCTACAACAACATCCGGCAGTACAACCGTAACAGCCTGTTGCGCCAGGATCCAAGCGTCGATGGCGTCAAGACGGGTCATACCGAGGAGGCCGGTTATTGTCTGGTGGCCTCGGCAAAGCGCAATGACCAGCGCATGATTTCTGTGGTGATGAAAACCGAGAGCACCAAGGCGCGCACGCGTGACAGTCTGGCATTACTGAACTATGGATTCCGTTTTTTTGAAACCATAGATCTTTTCCCGGCCAACAAGCCGGTTGAGAGCTTGCGGATCTGGAAGGGCGAGAGCAAGGCGTTGCCGGTTGGACCTGCAAGCAAATTGTCAATCAGCATCCCGCGCGGCAGTTACGAGCAGATCGTCACAAGGCTCGAGGTCCCGCCGGATATCACTGCCCCAGTCGAGCAGGGTCAGCGGGTCGGCGATATCGTGGTCACCCTGAATGACGAGGAGCTGCACAGGGTTCCGCTGGTCGCCTTGGAAGCAGTCCCGCGTGGTGGGCTGATCCGGCGAGCCTCGGATACCGTCTTGATTTGGTTCCAGTAA
- a CDS encoding septal ring lytic transglycosylase RlpA family protein, translating into MNVHLLLRWPASVALVFLLVSLLGGCGGGTATRPDTEDNQAMGPPDAVPKAEPKSKYGNMSSYVVLGRRYHTKETSKGHVERGQASWYGSKFHGRRTSSGEVYDMHQMTAAHKTLPLPSYVHVTNLENGRAAVVRVNDRGPFHGGRVIDLSYAAAKKLGVVATGTAKVEVRSIDPRDHGRVVQAPPPARLAHHRRVAGHFEDSAPAADDQLFVQVGAFDQLANAEELHQRLLAQVSDPVHIRPSAEADIAPYKVRVGPLSSRAEAEAVSRRLASLGLTQGVVTGP; encoded by the coding sequence ATGAACGTGCATCTTTTACTTCGCTGGCCGGCATCTGTAGCCCTTGTTTTTCTTCTGGTGTCCCTGCTCGGGGGCTGTGGCGGTGGTACCGCGACTCGTCCGGATACGGAGGACAATCAGGCTATGGGTCCACCAGACGCTGTTCCCAAGGCTGAGCCTAAGTCAAAATACGGCAATATGTCGTCCTATGTCGTCCTGGGGCGTCGCTATCACACCAAGGAAACGAGCAAGGGTCATGTCGAGCGTGGGCAGGCCTCTTGGTACGGCAGCAAGTTCCATGGTCGGCGCACCTCCAGCGGAGAAGTGTACGATATGCATCAAATGACCGCAGCTCACAAGACACTGCCACTGCCGAGCTATGTGCACGTCACCAACCTGGAGAACGGGCGCGCGGCTGTGGTGCGCGTAAATGATCGTGGACCTTTCCATGGCGGGCGAGTCATCGATCTGTCCTATGCCGCCGCAAAGAAACTTGGCGTGGTTGCCACTGGAACGGCCAAAGTGGAAGTCCGATCCATCGATCCGCGCGATCATGGCCGCGTGGTTCAAGCCCCACCGCCGGCGCGGCTTGCACATCACCGACGGGTGGCCGGACACTTCGAGGATTCAGCCCCTGCGGCCGACGATCAGCTGTTTGTTCAGGTCGGAGCCTTTGATCAGCTGGCCAATGCCGAGGAACTGCACCAGAGATTATTGGCCCAGGTTTCCGACCCCGTCCACATACGTCCTAGTGCTGAAGCGGATATCGCGCCTTATAAAGTACGGGTTGGTCCGCTCAGCTCGCGTGCCGAGGCCGAGGCGGTCTCGCGGCGATTGGCGAGCCTGGGCTTGACCCAAGGGGTGGTGACTGGACCTTGA
- the rodA gene encoding rod shape-determining protein RodA, with the protein MRNDTLAGGSYRGLFERLHLDLPLLLGLLVLCGCGLAVLFSASDQSTGQVGRQLIRFALALAIMVMVAQIHPDQLRRWSLPLFILGVVMLVAVEIMGDIGKGAQRWLDLGIFRFQPSELLKLAVPMMLAWIFSGAVLPPSLPRILLAVIITTVPVLLIARQPDLGTALMVTSAAVVVLFMAGLSWRLIGLLAALAAGAAPVLWYMMHDYQRQRVLTFLDPQSDPLGSGYHIIQSQIAIGSGGMYGKGWFRGTQSHLEFLPERSTDFIFAVLGEEFGLVGILGVLLVYLFIIFRGLYIAARAPNSYSRLLGGAIIMVFFTYLFVNTGMVVGLLPVVGVPLPLISYGGTSLVTIMAGFGILMSIHTSRYSQSR; encoded by the coding sequence TTGCGTAACGACACCCTGGCTGGAGGAAGTTACCGCGGCTTGTTCGAGCGGTTGCACCTGGATTTGCCCCTGTTGCTTGGACTCTTGGTGCTCTGCGGCTGCGGGTTGGCGGTTTTGTTCAGTGCCTCGGACCAATCCACTGGTCAGGTGGGGCGTCAGCTGATCAGATTTGCCTTGGCACTAGCCATCATGGTAATGGTCGCGCAGATTCATCCAGACCAACTGCGTCGGTGGTCGCTCCCGCTTTTTATTTTGGGTGTGGTGATGCTGGTGGCCGTGGAAATCATGGGGGACATTGGCAAGGGAGCACAGCGTTGGCTGGATCTTGGGATTTTCCGTTTCCAGCCCTCGGAGTTGCTCAAGCTGGCAGTGCCCATGATGCTTGCCTGGATCTTCTCTGGCGCCGTCTTGCCACCGAGTCTGCCGCGCATTCTGCTGGCCGTGATCATTACCACAGTACCCGTGTTGCTGATTGCTCGACAGCCCGATCTGGGGACCGCTCTGATGGTCACCAGCGCGGCGGTGGTGGTGCTCTTCATGGCTGGGCTGAGCTGGCGCCTGATCGGGCTGCTAGCGGCGCTGGCGGCCGGTGCCGCCCCTGTACTGTGGTACATGATGCACGATTATCAACGCCAACGGGTGTTGACCTTTCTCGATCCGCAGTCCGATCCGCTTGGCTCCGGTTATCATATTATCCAGTCGCAAATTGCCATCGGCTCCGGCGGGATGTATGGCAAAGGCTGGTTTCGCGGCACTCAGTCGCATCTGGAGTTTCTGCCAGAGCGTTCGACGGATTTTATCTTCGCGGTGCTTGGGGAGGAATTCGGGCTGGTCGGCATTCTGGGGGTGCTGCTGGTCTATCTGTTCATTATCTTTCGCGGGCTTTACATTGCCGCGCGCGCGCCGAACAGCTACTCGCGACTGCTTGGCGGGGCCATTATCATGGTGTTTTTCACCTATCTGTTCGTCAATACCGGCATGGTGGTCGGGCTCTTGCCGGTGGTGGGAGTACCGCTGCCGCTGATCAGCTACGGAGGAACCTCGCTGGTCACCATCATGGCTGGCTTCGGTATTCTGATGTCGATTCATACATCTAGATATTCTCAATCCAGATAA
- the mrdA gene encoding penicillin-binding protein 2, with translation MVDSRFKNPRGETRLFTGRIVLAGVLVILCLAAVVARLVYLQIYNSDHYRTLSEDNRVRVEPLPPMRGLIYDRNGVLLADNVPAYSLQIIPGQVADLAGTIKALSRIIPISDLDRQRFDRLRRQHRRFDGVPIRLDLSDTERARFAVQSHRFPGVQIHAELLRYYPHSVDTAHVLGYVGRINEEEMQRIDTSAYAGTSHIGKIGLEKAYEDILHGIVGFQQVEVNARGRVLRTLKEQLPTSGKDLVLYLDIALQRDAMAVMEGHRGAIVAIDPNSGGVLAMASAPGFDANLFVDGISVQDYVELRDSIDKPLYNRAVRGQYPPASTIKPFIGLGGLATGSISFSEGKYCGGYFQLPGHGHRYRCWRRGGHGTLNVEDAVVQSCDVYFYRLAHDMGIERVDRFLADFGFGSKTGIDFADELGGLLPTPEWKERVRGQPWYPGETLIIGIGQGAFLVTPLQLAAATAAMANHGTYFQPRMAQAVRDPATGFFQPTKPVSHRIAVDSEAQWQAMVDAMTQVVEGPRGTARRIRSPLIRIAGKTGTAQVFTIGQNERYNEAQVAERMRDHALFIAFAPVEAPQIALAIIVENGRHGSSTAAPMARQLIDSYLLKKPVKPPESRNMPPSDQATGD, from the coding sequence ATGGTCGATTCAAGGTTTAAGAATCCACGAGGTGAAACGCGCCTCTTCACCGGCCGGATCGTTCTGGCTGGTGTGTTGGTGATCCTTTGTCTTGCAGCGGTCGTCGCTCGTCTGGTGTATCTGCAGATTTACAATAGCGATCATTATCGCACCCTTTCCGAAGATAACCGGGTGCGTGTCGAGCCTTTGCCGCCGATGCGCGGACTGATTTACGACCGCAATGGCGTGCTGCTTGCGGATAATGTGCCCGCCTATTCGCTGCAGATTATTCCGGGACAGGTTGCGGACCTTGCAGGAACGATCAAGGCTCTGAGCCGGATCATCCCGATCAGCGATCTTGATCGTCAGCGCTTTGATCGCTTGCGCCGGCAACACCGCCGTTTTGACGGAGTGCCGATCCGACTTGACTTGAGCGACACTGAGCGTGCGCGCTTTGCAGTGCAAAGTCATCGCTTTCCAGGAGTGCAGATTCACGCGGAACTGCTGCGTTATTATCCTCACTCGGTCGATACTGCCCATGTGCTCGGTTATGTCGGCCGCATCAACGAGGAGGAGATGCAACGCATTGATACTTCGGCCTATGCAGGCACTAGTCACATCGGCAAGATCGGCCTTGAGAAAGCCTATGAAGACATACTTCACGGAATAGTCGGCTTTCAGCAAGTGGAGGTCAATGCGCGTGGGCGGGTGTTGCGTACCCTCAAGGAGCAATTGCCGACCTCGGGCAAGGATCTGGTGCTCTATCTCGATATTGCCCTGCAGCGCGATGCCATGGCCGTCATGGAAGGACACCGCGGAGCGATTGTGGCCATCGATCCCAATTCCGGTGGTGTGTTGGCCATGGCGAGCGCGCCGGGTTTTGATGCCAATCTCTTTGTTGATGGCATTAGCGTTCAGGACTATGTCGAGCTGCGCGATTCCATCGACAAACCCCTCTATAACCGCGCGGTACGTGGCCAGTATCCGCCGGCATCGACCATCAAGCCCTTCATCGGGCTAGGCGGGTTGGCAACGGGCTCCATTAGTTTCAGCGAAGGCAAATACTGTGGCGGTTACTTCCAGCTCCCGGGGCATGGACATCGCTATCGCTGTTGGCGACGGGGAGGGCATGGCACCCTGAATGTGGAGGATGCCGTGGTGCAATCCTGTGACGTGTATTTTTACCGACTGGCGCACGACATGGGCATCGAACGGGTTGATCGCTTCTTGGCCGATTTCGGTTTCGGATCGAAAACCGGGATTGATTTTGCCGATGAGCTTGGCGGCCTCCTGCCGACGCCAGAGTGGAAAGAAAGAGTGCGCGGTCAACCCTGGTACCCGGGTGAGACGCTGATCATTGGCATCGGACAGGGCGCCTTTTTGGTCACGCCGTTACAGTTGGCCGCGGCCACGGCCGCCATGGCGAATCACGGAACCTACTTTCAACCGCGCATGGCGCAGGCGGTGCGCGATCCTGCCACGGGTTTCTTCCAGCCAACAAAACCGGTCAGCCACCGGATCGCGGTCGACAGCGAGGCTCAGTGGCAGGCGATGGTCGATGCCATGACCCAGGTCGTGGAGGGTCCGCGCGGCACGGCCCGACGCATCCGCAGTCCGTTGATACGCATTGCCGGCAAGACTGGAACCGCGCAGGTGTTCACCATTGGCCAGAACGAGCGCTATAACGAGGCACAGGTGGCCGAGCGTATGCGTGACCACGCACTTTTTATCGCTTTCGCGCCGGTCGAGGCGCCGCAGATCGCGCTTGCGATCATTGTTGAAAACGGTCGCCATGGTAGTTCAACAGCCGCACCCATGGCTCGTCAGCTCATCGACAGCTACCTGCTAAAAAAGCCTGTCAAGCCTCCCGAGTCGCGGAATATGCCGCCCAGCGATCAGGCAACCGGGGATTAA
- the mreD gene encoding rod shape-determining protein MreD yields MPDGAADYRPQWVALTVIFWITTLPNRIGVFWAFFAGLMLDVVTGSLLGRHALSFSVMGYLTVELEQRIALFRAWQQAVSIWLILTVERLLSLWVLSATNQPTPALSYWTATFVSMLLWPWFAIVLRGIVRRLDLT; encoded by the coding sequence ATGCCAGACGGAGCCGCCGATTATCGCCCACAATGGGTGGCTTTAACGGTGATTTTTTGGATCACGACCCTGCCAAATCGGATCGGTGTGTTTTGGGCATTTTTCGCCGGCCTGATGCTGGATGTGGTCACCGGGTCTTTGCTGGGGCGACACGCACTAAGCTTTTCGGTTATGGGCTATCTCACCGTTGAACTCGAGCAGCGTATTGCGCTTTTTCGTGCCTGGCAGCAGGCGGTGTCGATCTGGCTGATCCTTACCGTGGAACGGCTGTTGTCGCTCTGGGTGCTGAGCGCCACCAACCAGCCAACGCCTGCGTTGTCCTACTGGACAGCGACCTTTGTCAGCATGCTGCTGTGGCCCTGGTTCGCGATAGTGCTACGAGGGATTGTCCGGCGCTTGGATCTTACTTAA
- the mreC gene encoding rod shape-determining protein MreC, whose product MKPLFNRGPSAAVRMVIAVAFAFALIIADLHYRQLDSLRSGLAVTVYPLHFLAALPARIAQNLETQVASKTRLHAENDRLHRENLMLRARLQRFASLESENERLRNLLGSAFKVGERVLIAELLQVDLDPYRQQVLVDKGALSGVFVGQPVLDANAVMGQVVRTNPLTSTVLLITDARHSLPVKVNRNGLRSIAIGSGLVDQLNLLHVPKKADVRVGDLLVTSGLGGTYPPGYPVARITEVRIEAGQRFATVIAEPTARLDRSHEVLLVWSLPKLMEGAMTNSESAEPAALRSTLEP is encoded by the coding sequence ATGAAGCCTCTGTTCAATCGCGGACCTTCGGCTGCCGTGCGCATGGTTATCGCCGTGGCATTTGCCTTTGCCTTGATCATCGCCGATCTGCACTATCGCCAACTCGACTCTCTGCGCTCAGGGCTTGCCGTCACCGTCTATCCGCTGCATTTTCTGGCAGCTTTGCCTGCGCGCATTGCCCAGAACCTGGAAACCCAGGTGGCGAGCAAAACGCGTTTGCATGCCGAAAACGACCGCCTGCATCGCGAAAATCTGATGCTGCGCGCCCGTCTGCAGCGGTTCGCGTCGCTTGAGTCGGAGAACGAACGCTTGCGCAACCTGCTTGGCTCGGCCTTCAAGGTCGGTGAGCGGGTGCTGATCGCCGAGTTACTGCAGGTTGACTTGGACCCATACCGCCAGCAGGTGTTGGTTGACAAAGGCGCCCTGTCAGGGGTTTTCGTTGGTCAGCCGGTGCTGGATGCCAATGCGGTCATGGGACAGGTGGTGCGTACCAACCCCTTGACCTCCACGGTGTTGCTTATTACCGATGCCAGGCACTCGCTGCCGGTCAAGGTTAATCGCAACGGGCTGAGGTCCATTGCGATCGGCTCCGGATTGGTGGATCAGCTTAATCTACTGCATGTTCCAAAAAAGGCCGATGTGCGAGTGGGCGATCTGTTGGTTACCTCTGGTCTTGGCGGCACCTATCCGCCCGGATATCCCGTCGCGCGGATTACCGAGGTGCGCATTGAGGCTGGACAGCGTTTCGCAACCGTGATCGCGGAGCCAACGGCGCGACTGGATCGCAGTCATGAGGTTTTGTTGGTGTGGTCATTGCCAAAACTCATGGAGGGCGCCATGACCAATTCGGAAAGCGCGGAACCAGCCGCGCTTCGCTCGACCTTGGAGCCCTGA
- a CDS encoding rod shape-determining protein, with translation MVFRRIRGLFSNDLSIDLGTANTLIYVRGKGIVLNEPSVVAIRQDHDGGRKTVASVGEEAKAMLGRTPQNITAIRPMKDGVIADFTVTEKMLQYFIHKVHESRIIRPSPRVLVCVPCGSTQVERRAIKESAAGAGAREVYLIEEPMAAAIGAGLPVSEARGSMVLDIGGGTSEVGVISLNGIVYSQSARIGGDTFDDSIINYVRRNYGTFIGEATAERIKHTIGSAFPGSEVREVEVKGRNLAEGMPRSFTLNSNEILEALQEPLSGIVSAVKIALEQTPPELGSDVAERGIVVTGGGALLRDIDRLLAEETGLPVIIADDPLTCVARGGGMALDMIDKRGIDFFVGE, from the coding sequence ATGGTTTTTAGACGCATTCGGGGCTTGTTCTCCAACGATCTGTCGATCGACCTGGGCACCGCCAACACGCTCATTTATGTCCGTGGCAAAGGGATCGTACTCAACGAACCCTCGGTTGTCGCCATCAGGCAAGATCATGACGGCGGGCGCAAGACGGTGGCCTCCGTTGGCGAGGAAGCCAAGGCCATGCTCGGGCGCACGCCGCAAAATATCACCGCCATCCGTCCGATGAAAGATGGCGTCATTGCCGACTTCACGGTCACCGAGAAAATGCTCCAGTACTTTATCCACAAAGTACATGAGAGCCGCATCATTCGACCGAGTCCGCGGGTACTGGTGTGCGTTCCTTGCGGTTCCACCCAGGTCGAACGGCGCGCCATCAAGGAATCTGCCGCGGGTGCTGGTGCGCGAGAAGTGTATCTGATCGAAGAACCCATGGCTGCAGCCATCGGCGCGGGTTTGCCAGTGTCCGAGGCGCGCGGCTCCATGGTGCTCGATATTGGCGGTGGCACCTCGGAGGTTGGCGTCATCTCGCTCAATGGCATCGTTTATTCGCAGTCGGCGCGCATCGGTGGCGATACCTTCGATGATTCCATTATCAATTATGTGCGGCGCAACTACGGCACCTTCATCGGCGAGGCAACCGCCGAGCGAATCAAGCACACCATCGGCTCCGCCTTTCCCGGCAGCGAGGTGCGCGAGGTCGAAGTCAAGGGCCGCAATCTGGCCGAGGGCATGCCGCGCAGCTTCACACTGAACAGCAACGAGATTCTCGAGGCCCTGCAGGAGCCGCTCTCGGGTATTGTCAGCGCGGTGAAGATCGCACTTGAGCAAACCCCACCAGAACTTGGCTCGGATGTGGCCGAACGCGGCATTGTGGTCACCGGTGGCGGCGCGCTGTTGCGGGACATTGATCGACTCCTGGCCGAGGAGACCGGCCTGCCCGTCATCATCGCCGATGATCCGCTAACCTGCGTGGCCCGTGGTGGTGGCATGGCGCTCGATATGATCGACAAAAGAGGGATTGATTTCTTCGTCGGCGAATAG
- the gatC gene encoding Asp-tRNA(Asn)/Glu-tRNA(Gln) amidotransferase subunit GatC — protein sequence MQPSDVARIANLAKLAADASEIDQYASELTAILSMVEQMNALDTTAIEPLAHPLELTQRLRSDQITEPDQRKYFQQIAPMTEDGFYLVPRVIE from the coding sequence ATGCAACCGTCCGACGTCGCCCGAATCGCAAATCTTGCCAAACTCGCCGCGGATGCGAGCGAAATTGACCAGTACGCGTCCGAACTCACCGCTATCCTGTCCATGGTCGAGCAGATGAACGCGCTCGACACCACGGCTATCGAGCCACTCGCGCATCCCTTGGAACTCACCCAGCGCCTACGTTCCGATCAGATCACGGAGCCGGATCAGCGCAAGTATTTTCAGCAAATCGCTCCCATGACCGAGGACGGTTTTTATTTAGTACCCCGGGTGATCGAATAA